A window from Vigna angularis cultivar LongXiaoDou No.4 chromosome 7, ASM1680809v1, whole genome shotgun sequence encodes these proteins:
- the LOC108337322 gene encoding 17.5 kDa class I heat shock protein — MSLIPSFFGTGRTTNVFDPFSLDVWNPFETALSFPRSEVSSETAAIANTRIDWKETPEAHVFKADLPGLKKEEVKVEIEEGRVLQISGQRTKEKEDKNDKWHRVERSSGSFLRRFRLPENAKVNEVKAAMENGVLTVTVPKEEVKKPDVKPVQITG, encoded by the coding sequence ATGTCGCTCATTCCAAGTTTCTTCGGCACAGGGCGAACGACCAACGTCTTCGACCCCTTCTCCCTTGACGTGTGGAACCCATTCGAAACCGCACTCTCCTTTCCGCGTTCCGAGGTCTCGAGCGAGACGGCGGCGATCGCCAACACGCGCATCGACTGGAAGGAGACCCCGGAGGCGCACGTGTTCAAAGCGGATCTCCCGGGGCTGAAGAAGGAAGAGGTGAAGGTGGAGATCGAGGAGGGAAGGGTGCTTCAGATCAGCGGACAGAGGACGAAGGAGAAGGAGGACAAGAACGACAAATGGCACCGCGTGGAACGTAGCAGCGGCAGCTTCCTCCGCCGCTTCCGCCTGCCGGAGAACGCCAAAGTCAATGAGGTTAAGGCTGCTATGGAGAACGGAGTGCTCACTGTCACTGTTCCCAAGGAGGAAGTGAAGAAGCCCGATGTGAAACCCGTTCAGATCACTGGCTAG